DNA sequence from the Vicia villosa cultivar HV-30 ecotype Madison, WI linkage group LG3, Vvil1.0, whole genome shotgun sequence genome:
CATACGCATGGACATACATATAACATACATACATGTAAACTCTTCCTTTCCAATTTCCTGCAAAAATCTTTCAAACACAATTTAAAATTTTGTTCTGGAGTCTTAAGGGAAGAGAAGAGAGAACTTTAAAAGGTAACAACTAGATTGGAAAAtaaattctttaaatttttttcaaatagaatatttgtataaaataataaataaatgttaaGTGTAATGGTTTAATACCCTCGATGTAAATTACATAATCATCTGATAGAAATTCATTATCATATCTTGCCATGTATGTCTATTTTGTAATTGTCTATTAAACATTATTACTATCACATACTTCATACTAATTGGtcgaaaatttaaaactaatttatacTAACCTTGCTTAATTTTTTATAATCCCTCGCTAAGATCgggtataaataaaatattaatattcaacACCTATAAGCCTAATTAAAAAACCTCTATATAAGTGTCAAACACTTCATCATAAAATTACACCCTCCAATGGCTACAACTCTTAGGTTCTTCTCTCTCTTCACTCTCACTCTCATACTTGTTAATTTTTCCACAACCAATGGAGTCTTCTTTGAACATTCCAACATCATGTTACCAACAAATCAACAAAACACAGAAAAAACAACCCATTTGCACTTCTTTTACCATGAAAACCTAGAAGGAAAAAATCCAACAGTTATAAAAATCATAGATCCATCAACTCACTCACCAACTGGATTTGGAGCATCATTCATGATGGACAACCTCTTAACATTACAACAAGAGTTAACCTCAAAACCTGTTGGTAGAGCTCAAGGAATATTCGGTTCGGCGTCTTTGAATGACCGCGGGTTGGTAATGTTGATCAATCTTGTTTTTATTGAAGGTGAGTTTGCTGGTAGTACTCTTAGTTTGCTTGGAAGGAATCCTGTTCAAGATACTGTTAGAGAAATGCCTATTGTTGGTGGCACTGGTGTATTTAGGTTTGCTAGAGGTTATGCTGTTGTGAAGAGTCTTTATGAGATTTCTACTTCTGAAAATTTTGTTGTTGAGTATAATGTCACTGTTTCTCATCCTTAGAACTCTTGTAAGGTCTTGTTTTTAGGGTTATTATTACAATGAagtagttgttttgaattatcagaaaaattaaaattgtactcTTGATGTTTTATTATTAAGAATGTTAATGAGTAATCTAAGAATATTGATTAAGAAACAAAAAGGGATAACTTTATATTACAAAAGTTGTGTAAATATT
Encoded proteins:
- the LOC131657203 gene encoding dirigent protein 21-like yields the protein MATTLRFFSLFTLTLILVNFSTTNGVFFEHSNIMLPTNQQNTEKTTHLHFFYHENLEGKNPTVIKIIDPSTHSPTGFGASFMMDNLLTLQQELTSKPVGRAQGIFGSASLNDRGLVMLINLVFIEGEFAGSTLSLLGRNPVQDTVREMPIVGGTGVFRFARGYAVVKSLYEISTSENFVVEYNVTVSHP